The segment CAGGGAAGCGGTTGACTTCCACTCCAAACCCTAGGGATTAAAAAATCAGGAGGAAGGAATGGCCTGGGTGGTCAACTGCCACCAAATCCCTCGCTGGGTGCCAGCACCTTCAGCCGAAGCCCTGGGTCTCCCTCTCCTCAGGTGTGGTAATGACAGCTCCCACGAGTCCTCTCACCTGAAACTTGAGGATGGCCTCTCGATAGCGTTCTATTTCATAACCCTCGGCACCATAGTATTTCACCTGATGGATTCACACAACACACAGCTGAGGGATCATTCTCTCCAGAGTCCTGATCCCTTCATCccaatttctaaatttatttttaataaaaaaaaatgtgatgggtaatggtggcgcatgcctttaatcccagcacttgggaggcagaggcaggtggatctgtgagttcgaggacagcctggtctacagagtgagccagggctacacagagaaaccatgcctcggaaaaaaaaaaaaattgagatgggggtcttgctatgtatcctGGTTGGCCTGAAACAGGCTCTCTCCTGGCCAGGTTTcagcttgaactcagagagatccacctgtctctgcttcttcccaaTCTCTAATATCCCCTCCAGACTGTTATCATTTCAGTGCTCCCACCATGCTCCTCCACGTCTCCTTGCTTCCCACCGCCATCTGAGGGCCACTGTTACCGTCTCAAAGTTTAGCAGAGAGTCTACTGCTCGTGCCCGGGTGGCGTTTTCCTGTGTGTTCATATCACGGCGAAACTTGGCTCTCCACTCAGTGACCACAATAGTCAGGACTAGAGGAGGGAGACACCAGTGGAAAGAATAAGACATCATCCCCAACAGCTGAGACCAAATACAGATGGCCATCCCCTGTGCCACACACGCCAAACCTAGGGTTAGTAAGCTCTAGCACCCAGAGACTCAGATCCAGAGAAAGAACTGTCAGTTCACCAAGGAAAGGAACTGCGTACAAGATATCTTTGTATCCTGCAAAGTTTCATGTAGAAGATACTTTTGACAAACACATGAGGGGATACACTGTGTGCTACATAGGTCTTCCTGAACTGGTCACACAGTGAGGATATAATGTGTCATAGTGCCCTTCCCTGGCTTTCATCTTTCCTATCACACTAGCAGTAAACAGAGCCTAGTCTAGCCTACCAGTCCTCAGCCTGCTGAAGCAGAGTCAGCTGAATGGGCGTGGGGCTCATGGCCAAGGAAGACTCTACACAGTTCAAGGAGACGGTTTCCCAGGGTAGCACTCACTGAGGTAAAGACTCATGCACAGGAACACAATGAGGCCAAACCAGGCATTGAAGAACATGCTGAAGTAGATGATGCCGATGATGATGTCAGCCAGGGTGGGGATGATGCTGAACACCAGGTAGCTAGAAGGGTAAGTCAAGGAGAGAAAGGCTTGAGGATTGAGACCCAGCAATCCTCCCTCTAGGGACTTACCTTAGTCTCATTTTATTTTCGACAACAGGCTAGAATGACTCTAAACACCCATCAAGAGGCAGATGGCTAAGAAGGCCTGGTGGCAAaggctataatcccagccctcttgAGTAAGGCAGGCTAGCCCAGGTAAAGAAAGGCCTGAGGATAAAGATGGAGTGTTTGCCGAGCATATGCAAGGCCCTAGGTGGTTCGGTCTTCAgcatcacatgcatgcaagcacacatgcacgaATGCACATAggcaccaaaaaaacaaaaccacaaaacagcaacaaaataacctCTATCAGTTACAAGTAAGAGAGATCTTTGTGCATGAATGAAAAAGAATCTCAGCTGGTTGTAGTGatgcactggggaggcaaagacaggtggatctctgtgagttcaaggccagccttgtctacaaagtgagttccaggacagccagggcttttacacagagaacccctgtttcaaaaaatgaaaaagaaagaaaactaatccTCATGAGATTTTTGTTATGGCAATTTCAAAAAAGAACCTATGTTGTGGAATCTTTTGGTTTAAAAAGATGTTCACAGTACCATATTAGTTCTGAGGCTTcagagatttaaaacaaaatacaaagctTAACATACTAAACCTACTAGGAAAACTCTGGAGAAATGAACTGAACTCAAAAGATTTGGTCtatctatattttcatttctttcctgtttaattgtgtgcatgtttgtaggTGTGGGCGGGGCCTCAGAAGGCCAAAAgacagtgtcagatctcctggactTAGAATGACAGGTCTGTGAGGTGCCTGAGGCAAGTGATGCTaggaactgagttcaggtcctctgtaaaagcagtgtGTATTCTCAACTGtggagccttctctctagccctatttttaatttcttttttggtttttgaaacagggtttctctgtatagccctggctgtcctggaactcactctgtagatcaggctggcctcgaaatccgcctgcctctgcctctcaagggctgggattaaaggcacgcgccaccactgcctggccatttttaatttcttgagatAGAATCTTAAGTAGTCCAAAAGAGGCTAAAACTCATTACGTAGCTGTTTGCCAAAAagaccaaagcaaagcaaagtagGAGGGGCAGAGCAGCTTAAGCTGAGTCTTCGCAGCTCCCACTCCCACATACACTTTCCACTGGTATGGCACCTGAGTAGTCCTGTGACACTGGATGTCCCCCGGTCCACAATCCGAAGCACCTCCCCGGTACGCCGGCCCAGGTGCCAGCGCAGTGAGAGTTCATGCAGATGAGAGAAGAGACGCAGCTCCACACCTCGGGATGTAAACTGCTGCACCCGGATCCATAGGAAGGTTCGCAGGTTGCTCACAAAACCTGGGGAAGCCAGGGAAGTTTTAGGAGGTCTTGGGGGCTGAGGGAAATTAGCCCAACACCCAGATACTAGAGGTCTAAGGACCCGAGGGGTCTGTGGAAGGGATATCGGAAGGAAGACATTGAGGGAGTTCCCATGAGAGAGATTGATGCCAACCAAGATGAAAGAGTCCCTCATACCTGTACTCCCAGTGCCACCCCCCTGGAGGAACTTGAGGAAGACGTAGGTGGTGACGGTCCAGGCCAGGGAGCTCCAAGGAGCCTTTGCAGTCAGTAAGTTCACTGTGGATTAAAGGCATCAGGGTCCACCTTCAACAACCAAGACTCAAGGCAAAACTGCTCCAGGTTCTGACCACCTACCTCCCATCTTTGCGCAACCTCCCTAGGTTAAGAGCCAACCCAGCCACTAAGCCGAAAATACCCTTCCACCCCCTCACCAATGTCCCTATAGAAGATGGGGACCAACACATTGAGTGCTCGGTCCagccccatgagtcccaggcaCATGAGCACAATCAGCTGTAGTGACAGACTTCCCCGAGGCCACAAGTAGCTACTGAGCAGTCGAAGCTTCCTGCCAAGGTCTCTCCAGGTGGATTGTCGTTCTGTTGAGCGGCCCTAGGAGGATGTCACACAGGAGGGGAGCTTACAAAGAAGTAGACTTGCCCAGGTATCCGCAGGGAATAATATACAGGACCACAGTTCACAGGTATCTAAGGCTCACAGGTGATCCCTCTCAAGAGTTAGGAAAGCCACTAGATGGCAAACTGAACTTTAGGATGAGAACCGATTCACCTCGAGAGATGAGATTACTGGGTTCCCCAAGAAATTTCTTTCCCCAAAGTCTGGTATTGagacaaaagccagcattccttcAGAGGCTTACAGATACTTCTCCTGGCAAAGAGGGGTCAGTCTCATCCCTGGCAAAAGGGACATGTGGTTCTCCCATTACCATGACCATGATGCCTAAGAGCATGTTAAGGTCATTGTTCCCAGTCCCTACTCAcaagcttccttcctcccaggtacCCGGTCACATATAACCagggacacccccacccccatgcctctCTGCTTTCCCCAAGAGACAGCTTTGGTAGTTTGAAATAAACCCCCTTTTCACCCATGGAGTAggtattttggtttctttgctgTACCCCATTTCATTCAAGGATGATGACacggaataaaattaaaatagatcccagcattcagaggggCTTGGAAAGTAGCTTGGTGGTAGGCACATGTTTAACGTTCACAAAGTACTGGGTTCTGCACAAAGGTACTGCACAAAGGTACACTCTTGACTGAGAAAATTAGGGCTACCTGGtcgctttgttttgttttgttttggagagagagaggctttctctgtatgacaggcctggctgtcctgaaactcactttgtacaccagtctggctttgaactcgacagagatctgcctgcctctagggttaaaggagtgtgccagcaCACTTGGCATACCTGGTTCCTtcctacattttggtcttcttcatGAACATGTAGGGTATAAGACTGGGGGCGAAGTCCAGGGGCCCAGAGCCCCAAGATAAATAGCCCTCCAGAGGTCATATAACGCAGGACCCACAGGCCAAATTGAACCTACAATGAAAGAGAGAACAGGTGTGAACCACGACCCAAGCCTTATTGTATTACTTCTTATGACACTCGGATGCTTGTCAGGAACCTAGcaacaggttttaaaaaaaagaaaaaaaaccacaatgacTCAGCACAGACACACCCCATCTAATGCTGGGTAGCCCCACCAGTTGGCTATCAGCTTCCAGCCACCGCTAGacattccattcttttttttttttcttctaaagcaTGGAGCCAGTAGGTCCAGACGCAGTACTTGTCAAACATCAGTGTGTTGCCTCCCCATAAGGCCCCTTACCTGCTGGCCCAGATCTGCTCTGGCCCACCACCACTGCGGGCTGTTCCAAGATACAAGGGCTAAGTTCTCAGCTGCAAATGTCACAGTCCAGAGGAGCAGGAGACCCAAGCTATGCCTGAACTTCATCCAGACGCCCATTGCCAGACTCTGCCGTGCCTGGCTCCGTTCCACCACGAGCAGCCACAAGCCACAGGCGCTGGCCAGACTCTCCAGCACAGAAGCCAGCAGTAGGTAGCCTGGCAGGCGGGCCCCCCGAGCAGTGCCCACTCGGCCAGCCAGACCGGCCAGGGGCAGTGCCATCTGAAGTGTGGCCAGAAACAGCTGCAGCACATACGGAGCCACCCGAGGGCCAGCCGCCCAAGATAGTTCCTCTGGGCCAGCAGGCACCTCCCGACGCCTGCAGGGTAGAACCAGCACCAAGGCCAGTACCCCCAAAGTCATGAGCGTCGAGGACACTAGCGTGAAGAAAAAGCAGGGACTCAAGCCATTCTGAGTCCAAGCCGGCCCCGCCGGCCCTTCGGCCTCGCAGTAGTTGCCCACAGTCACCATGGCGATGTGTGGTTGCTGGCTGAACTTGAGGTCACTGCACAATCAGAGAGTCCCGCTGGCCATTCAGAGAGGGCCGCAGATGCCAGGGTGTCCTGGGACATGGAGCTACGCCGCTGGGGTCGCGGGAAGGGACGCACGTGGACCTGCTACACTGCCCACTCTCTTCACGCACGCGCCGCTACCACGCATACTCACGCAAGCCACGTACGCCGTGCTTGCCGGTCCCACTCGCTAGCAGCTGGGACCCTAAGGCCCAGAGCCGCCGCACAAAAACGTTGTGTCCTTTACGGCAGCGGCCCCGCCCACCAGATCTATCCAGGGTTCCCATTGGCCGAGCGTAAGGAACACAAATAGGGCTGAGGCCCGCCCGGGTCACGTGGTCAGGGCGGGAAATCTAACTAACCTGAACCTGACTGGAGACTTTGACCTCCACAGAGTTGGCCATCTCAATCTGCCACCCGTCATCTTCGCCCTTTAAATAGCTACTGCACAGTAGCCTCGCTGGTCTCGAACCCGCTTCAGTTCCCTCTGTCATAGTGCTAAGgagagaacccagggcttcacacattaGCAAGCTACTGAACCACACTAGAAACAGCCCCTCTTTTATGGTCCTAAGACCCCAGCTGCTGCGAGGAATAAAAAAGAAGCCACAACCCGATCAAAGTCCCTTCTTTATTAAGGGTTATCAAGCTGTACAGGGTTCCCACCCTGTCTGCTGTGGGCTGCAACAGCAGAGTCCGCCACCTTCGGCATAAGTTTACCTCCCACAGCCGAGCAGAACTGGGGGAGTGTCGGGAAGGGTAGGAGCTGAATCCCAGCATGCAATGTCGAAGCCCTAGGCTAGGGTGAGTCCACtatccctccatcctccttttGGTAAGTGAGGGATACAGGGCAGAGCTGTCTTGCTGGGATGTATATATAACTGAGGTCACATTCCTGCCCTGCCAGCCCTCTGTGCAGGTGATAGAAGTACACATAATAAGCAGCCAGGAAGGCCTCGCACTCCCAAGTGCCCATCCTAAAAGTTGAAGAGAGTAGTAAAGAATTTTCATCCTGTTCCTGCAACTTAGAAACCTTCCATCTTAGTGTCAAAAGATACTTCGAGGGGAGCTGGGAGCTAGGGCTCTCACCCCAACAAAAAGCCAAAGCCAAACAGAAGGGGGGGCAAGTGAACAGAATGGGGGGGCAAGCAGCACACACATGCCAGTGATGTGCGGGGGGCGAGGGGTCCGAGGAGGAGGCTGCAGCACTGGGTGAGGTGAGGACTGGAGGTAAGGGCCACAGCCTGAGTTGCTCAGCTATTCAGACATGGGGCTAGGCTGCAGGGGTTGAGGGTTCAGGCCCTGCCTCCCCACTCCACAGTTGGCACAGGTTCTTCTGCTTGGCAGCGCTTCTGTGGTAGGAAGCCCTCTGGAGACTTGCAGGGGTGGATGCAAAGATGGCAGtactggggctgggctggggacCAGTTTCTAGCACCACACTCTGAGCCAAGGGAGTCCTGGGGAACGAGGCTAGACTCTTGTGTACCACGAGTCCCTAGGCCCCAAATTCTTCTTGGGCTATGGCAAGCCCAGCACTGGCAACTCCCTTGGCCAGGCAGGAACACACAAAACACCACACACGTGGGGCCAGGCGACGCTCAGAGAATCGCTTTCACGGCAGGCAGAAGGGATGGCAGGGCAGCTGTTGCCTCCATCCTGGGGTGTGGGGACCAGCTTTGGCCTTGTCTAGACCTGTGAAGGAAAGAACAGACCGGTAGCACAGACAGTGTTCAGCTGCCTTCTCACCCCAGAGGAgtctagaaagaaaggaaagaaaatgctgggagctggggaagTCTTGAACTTCAGAGCAGTAAAAGGAAGAAACCGATTCACCTCGAgcctgggttttttgctttttaaaaatgtatttgtgggggttagagagatggctcggtgggtaagagcactgactgctctgctgaaggtcctgagttcaaatcccagcaaccacatggtggctcacaaccatccataatgagatttgacaccctcttctggtatgcctacagtgtacttagttataataataaataaatctttaaaaagcaaaactttaaaaaaaattgtagttgtgtttgagtgttttatctgcatctAAGTCTGAATCACGTGTGTGCAGTACCTGTgaagaccagaagatggcatctgaCTCCCTGGGACTGAGGTTACAGAGGTGGTGAACTACCATGTGCTGCTGGAaatccaacctgggtcctctgaaagagccccccagtgttcttagccactaagccatctctccagccccaagaaagtATATCCGGATTATAGACGAGAGCATGGCGGAGTGGGAGACATGTTCCTTTACAGGAGCAGCTGTTCTGCGCTGGAAAGCACCATTTCCAGCAATGGTTCTTGGCCTCACAGCCTTTACCTTGTGCACTTGAGGGGGGAGTTCATCCTCTGAGCCCTCCTCTGGCACTGGCTCTGGGTGTCTTGATGCTGGCTGCCCATCTTCTGCCCATCCACCCAGGGGCAGCCTGGAGAAGTGAGAGGGAGCACGAGGCACTGTGCCAGGGTCTGTAGAGAGAAGCAAGAACGCAAGGAACAATGCGAAGGCTTTGAGGACTACTTGGAGGGTTAGTCTCCTTGGACCCCATCCTgatggtgtctttcttctttgaaagaaCCATCCTTCCCTGAAACCTCTTTGCTCCTATATTCCCGGTTGGATACCTGTGATGCCCCCGTAGCGCCTCTGGAAGCCCCCATGCAGGGCGGTGGTCTCAGGTGCTCCAGGCCGGGGTGTAGCACAGGGATAGCTGGCAGAGCGGGGGATGGGTTGGGGGGCCCGGGcaccctctcccccctcttcagGGGCACTCTCTCCACTCTCATCACTCTCCCGGCGGTGCCACACATGCCGCTCGGGCTCAGCCTGGGTCTGCTGCttgtggagctggagaagtggggGGCTGATTAGTTGGGGGCAGCTGTGCCTACTGCAGCATCTTCCATTCCCGCTCACAAACCCTCACCTAGCATCCTAGACTCACTGCATCTCACATGTTAGTAGTGTGCATTAGAAGTGTGCTGCTCTATGGATCTCATTCTGAGGAGACCCCTGGAAAAGTCTCTGAGTAGCTCAGGTTGACCCTGAACTCAATGGGTAgtggagaatgaccttgaatttctgatctgaCTTCATCtcccctgggattacagatgtttaGGTAGTTCTGGGAATGGACCCCAGGGCCCTGTACAGCCGGGAAGGCAGTCttctaactgagctacatctctggcTCTCATCTTACCCACTCCTTGAATAAAGAACAAGTTAACAGAGGGTCTCTGTGGCAGGTATTATTTTAGGTACTCAGAACACAGCAATGAACAAATAGAATTGCCGGTCTTTGTGAGGCTTTTACActagtggtggtggttgtgagGAAAAATAGACCATAAACTAGTAAATTAAGACAAAATCCCAAAATGTCAGCTAGCACCAGGTGGAGAAAATCAGAACAAGAAAATTCAACAGACAGCTGTGTGTGACAGTGAAACATGAGGTAGCAGgattgaggccagactggtctacacagtcaggagtcagactccattttaaaaagccaagaggGGTAGggaagaaggggggagagaggagaggagagaagggaaaagaagggaaggatcAAGATGTATGAGGATGGGCTGGGTCTGgaggcacatgcctgcaatcccagctgtTTGGGAGCCTGTGGAAGGAAGATCATcaagttcaaaggcagccaggctacaaagtgagctcaaggccagcctaggtaacTGAGTGAAAATAGCTCTCAGaataacaaagcaaaagaagGCTAAGGATATAGCTCAGGGCTTACCTAACATGTCCAGGCCTAACTGTTCAGTCCTCAGTACTGGAAAAAGATTGAATTCAGAAGAGTAGAGACAGGAGACTTTGACTCAGTCTTGGAGAGAGTAGCAGCAGCAGAATAGGGTAGGGAACATGGGAGTACTCTTGGCTAAAGATGCCATTAAGAGGACATTTGTGATGACCAGGTGAGGTGGTGTGTGcatttaatgccagcactcaggaggctgaggcaggtggatctctgtgagttcaaggccagcctactctacaaagtgagctccagaagagccagggctattctacagagaaaccctgtcatctGTGAAaatgaagaggcagaggaaggctgctCCTCAGCTGCACTCACCTGGTGCATATAGAGGGCATGCAGGCTCATCTCAGTGGATGCGTATTCGGACAGCACCAGGCTCTGCAGTTGCCCTTCCCACACGCTGCTCCCGGAGCTGGCTGTCCTGGCATCCACTCTGTCCCTCCCAGCACAGAGAGACAGCAGGCATCAACATCTTCAAGATCTATACCAGTTTTTGTGGGCTTCTGCCACGCCCTCCCACTCTGACCCACGTCTACTCACCCAGAGCCTGTCATGGTACTGGGAGCCCGGCCTTGAGGGGCCTGTCCAGGCTGCAGAGGGGAGAAAGATCGAAGGGCAGAAGCAACGTCAGCCCTGTGCCTGGAGCCCTGCAGGTCTCTGGACAGTGGGGGTCCTCGGCAGGATGAGCCTGCTACCACATTTGCAATAAGACTCAGTGGctatggaaaaaaaatggagtaagtagaattctcagggcaggaGGAGGCTTCTAGGTCCTCCAATGTCCTTCGCCTCAGGACCCAATGGCCCCGACTGAATAGACAGAGGAAACCTTGTACCCTGTGCCATTCCCCTCACTGCAGTTCACAGCCCATCATTACCCAGGCCCCAGATCCACACCTCTGACTCAGACTGTAAGGACTGGATGGACGTGAAGAGGGCATTCTCAGGGAGCAGACCACCCTGCGCCAGGCTAGCAGCTGCTCCATCTCGCTGCACCTGCTCCTTGAGGAAGCCCAGGAAAGCTGTACTCTCACGAGGGGGCTGCCAGCCAGGATTGGTGATGGCAAAGTGCATGAGCGACAACTCGGTCTTCCCGTCCTCAGCTTGCTGGTACACTGAGGCCTCGGTCTGCCCTCCAGACAACCACTGTGCAAGGGAGAAGATGGTGAGCAGGCTTGAGTGCTTACAGCAGCCCTTCCGGAGGACAATGACAGCAGGACACTGCCATACCTGCCAAAGCTCTGATGCCCACCCCAGGCATGGCCACATATGGGGGTCAATCACTTGTACTGTACTAAGGGAGTATGACTGGTAGTTCAAATTAAGGCTGGAATCCAGCCAGATTCCTGGTGACCAAACAGCGTGCCCCTGGTGCAGGGATGCCCACAGGAGGACCTACCCTTTTTGTGACTTGTTGGCTCAGAAAGGGTAGCTTTTTGCAGCTTTCCCAAGGTTATTGTGTGCCAGCATTGTGCCTGGCCATCTGCCCTGACATCTCCCAGTACCTGAGGATGCCCGTGCTGGCGAACGTCCATCTGAGCAAAGGAGCAGGTGTCTCCCACCCCGACGACCTCTACTGTAAAGTTGCGGAAGAAGTCTATGATCTCCAGGGCCCGTGGGCGTAGGCAGAAGATAAGAATGAGGGGTGTGACAATGGGGCTCAGCAACTCCTCCAAGATGAACACCTAAAAGGGAGGGGACTGAGGTTACCTGCAAGCAGGACACAGCCCAGCCCATATCACCAAGATACCAGCCAGTCTCTAGCAGGCCCTAACTCCGACTCCACTCACTGCCTTGTACTGGAAGAGCTGGGCAAACTCGTCCCGGGTCTGCGAGCGGTGGGCATTACCCTGCCAGTGATCAGGCATGTAGTGGATGTGAGCAAGGATCACTCGGAGCAGCTGCTCGGGGCAGAACACCATGTGCTGGTCTGGGATGAAGGACCTAGTGGGGATCGGGTGCACAGTGAGACAGAGGCCTTTCCCAGAGTGCCACTCTGCTATTCCCACCCACTGCCCTGGCACACCTGCACACGGTCACCGTGACTCCCAGAAGGGTGACAGTGGTAAGGACGTGTTCCACAGCCAACACATCTTCATCATAGATAGTGAGAGCAATAAGCACAGCCAGGATAGAGCCAGCGAAGAAGGCACCATTCTTGGCCAGTAGAGTCAGCAGCGGTGACAAGAAGCAATTCATGTACTTGGAGGCGGGCTTGTAGCCTCGGTTGAGGCGGGACTGCAGCTCATGTTCCAGCTCATTGAAGTGACGGAGGTAGCACCGGCCATAGAGTGACCAGCAACGCGCTCCCAGGGCCCCTGGCTCTCTCTTCAGCACCTCGGCATAGCTGAAGAAGGCATAGAGGATCTGCCAGATGAGGATGAGGGGACACAGAAGGAAGTTGGCAATGCCAATCCACAGGATGCGGTTGCTGAGACGCTGGGCCAGCTCTAGCCGTTGCCCTCCACGTTTGTACTCGGCCTTGAGGCTCCATTCATTGAGGAACAGAGAGCCGGGTCCCCAGAAGAGGATGAGCTCAAAGTTGTACTTGAGGCCACGGGTGAAGAAGACAACCTCTCCGAGGCCAGGCAGACGGAAGCGCAGGGGCAGGAGGGATTTGTTGACCAGGGCCACCATGTAGTTCTGGAAACGTAGGATGCGGTGGTAGATGTCTAACTCTGTCAGCTCGCGCTTGTGGATGCAGATCTGAtgctctttctgtgtctgcaCAATCCGGGCCTGCACTTCCTGCCATGTGCAGTATGGAAGGGCAGACTGCAGGAAAGGGTGGACAAGAGACAAGTGTAGGATGTGTGAGCTAAGCCCTTTGTTTAACACAGTTGTAGAACTTTGCCTACACAGATGTAAGTCATCTGCTTAGAGATATTTCCTGACCTGCTATTCCAGTTCAGATCTGGAATGCCCCTCAAAAGCCCATGTGTTAAGGGCTTAGTCCTTTGCCAATAAGGGGTTGCTCTTAGATGAGATTAATTGGGGCTTTggatcccaccccttcctgcgtTCCTCTCTACTTCCTGGCTGCCATGAAGTGAACAGACTTCCTTTGTTATACACTCTTACTATGATATACTTCCTCACCACAGGACCCTAAGCAACTGGATCAACCAATATTATCAACcaactatatatacacacatatatataatctccAAAACTGAAGCAAAAATCAATCCTTTCTCTTTAATATGCTGACCGTCTCAGATATTTTTTCACATTAACAGAACCCTGACTATCATACTGTCAATGACAACTATAGACATGTGATGCTCAGAAATACATAGAAGCCTTCCTAAGATCTCTTGGGCAGTATTGCTAATGGTTCAACTTCCGGTCTTACCATTGGGATCCTCAGAGCATGTAGGTAGAAGGAGTGGATCTCCCAATAGCAGCAAATGTTATAGATAAACTTGATAAGCCGGTGGATCCAGAAGACACCAGCAATGACCAGGATGGTGATAAGAGAGCCATTTTCCTGAATCCTAGTATGGAAAAAGAAGATGAAGTAGGGTCCCCT is part of the Mastomys coucha isolate ucsf_1 unplaced genomic scaffold, UCSF_Mcou_1 pScaffold14, whole genome shotgun sequence genome and harbors:
- the Abcb6 gene encoding ATP-binding cassette sub-family B member 6, mitochondrial isoform X1; this encodes MVTVGNYCEAEGPAGPAWTQNGLSPCFFFTLVSSTLMTLGVLALVLVLPCRRREVPAGPEELSWAAGPRVAPYVLQLFLATLQMALPLAGLAGRVGTARGARLPGYLLLASVLESLASACGLWLLVVERSQARQSLAMGVWMKFRHSLGLLLLWTVTFAAENLALVSWNSPQWWWARADLGQQVQFGLWVLRYMTSGGLFILGLWAPGLRPQSYTLHVHEEDQNVGRNQGRSTERQSTWRDLGRKLRLLSSYLWPRGSLSLQLIVLMCLGLMGLDRALNVLVPIFYRDIVNLLTAKAPWSSLAWTVTTYVFLKFLQGGGTGSTGFVSNLRTFLWIRVQQFTSRGVELRLFSHLHELSLRWHLGRRTGEVLRIVDRGTSSVTGLLSYLVFSIIPTLADIIIGIIYFSMFFNAWFGLIVFLCMSLYLILTIVVTEWRAKFRRDMNTQENATRARAVDSLLNFETVKYYGAEGYEIERYREAILKFQGLEWKSTASLVVLNQTQNLVIGLGLLAGSLLCAYFVSEQKLQVGDFVLFGTYITQLYMPLNWFGTYYRMIQTNFIDMENMFDLLKEETEVKDIPGAGPLRLHKGRIEFENVHFSYMDGRETLQDVSFTVMPGQTVALVGPSGAGKSTILRLLFRFYDISSGCIRIDGQDISQVTQISLRSHIGVVPQDTVLFNDTIANNIRYGRVTAGDSEVEAAAQAAGIHDAILSFPEGYETQVGERGLKLSGGEKQRVAIARTILKAPDIILLDEATSALDTSNERAIQASLAKVCTNRTTIVVAHRLSTVVNADQILVIKDGCIIERGRHEALLSRGGVYAEMWQLQQQGQEAVPEESKP
- the Abcb6 gene encoding ATP-binding cassette sub-family B member 6, mitochondrial isoform X2; this encodes MVTVGNYCEAEGPAGPAWTQNGLSPCFFFTLVSSTLMTLGVLALVLVLPCRRREVPAGPEELSWAAGPRVAPYVLQLFLATLQMALPLAGLAGRVGTARGARLPGYLLLASVLESLASACGLWLLVVERSQARQSLAMGVWMKFRHSLGLLLLWTVTFAAENLALVSWNSPQWWWARADLGQQVQFGLWVLRYMTSGGLFILGLWAPGLRPQSYTLHVHEEDQNVGRNQGRSTERQSTWRDLGRKLRLLSSYLWPRGSLSLQLIVLMCLGLMGLDRALNVLVPIFYRDIVNLLTAKAPWSSLAWTVTTYVFLKFLQGGGTGSTGFVSNLRTFLWIRVQQFTSRGVELRLFSHLHELSLRWHLGRRTGEVLRIVDRGTSSVTGLLSYLVFSIIPTLADIIIGIIYFSMFFNAWFGLIVFLCMSLYLILTIVVTEWRAKFRRDMNTQENATRARAVDSLLNFETVKYYGAEGYEIERYREAILKFQGLEWKSTASLVVLNQTQNLVIGLGLLAGSLLCAYFVSEQKLQVGDFVLFGTYITQLYMPLNWFGTYYRMIQTNFIDMENMFDLLKEETEVKDIPGAGPLRLHKGRIEFENVHFSYMDGRETLQDVSFTVMPGQTVALVGPSGAGKSTILRLLFRFYDISSGCIRIDGQDISQVTQISLRSHIGVVPQDTVLFNDTIANNIRYGRVTAGDSEVEAAAQAAGIHDAILSFPEGYETQVGERGLKLSGGEKQRVAIARTILKAPDIILLDELSL